The proteins below come from a single Mangifera indica cultivar Alphonso chromosome 16, CATAS_Mindica_2.1, whole genome shotgun sequence genomic window:
- the LOC123198808 gene encoding cytochrome P450 71AU50-like has product MSWTWTSLALVALFFFLQALLWKKDTKSNRLPPGPRGFPIFGCLHLLGKFPHRDFQKLAKKYGPIMFMRLGLMPTVVVSSPQAAEQFLKTHDLFFASRPAIEASKYISYGHKSLAFSPYGSYWRTVRKMCTLELLSMAKINAFQAMRKEELDLLIEYVKEAAEDGVAVDLTAKVSSLSADMTCRMVFGKKYMEEEFHEKGFKAVIQEALTLVAIPNLGDYIPQIASLDLQGLRKRMKAVSKVFDAFFEKIIDEHVLSKDEKRTKDFVDVMLSFLGSEETEYKINREHIKAIILDMLTAAMDTSATAVEWALSELMKHPEEMKKVQKELETAVGLDRMFEESDLDNLEYLDMVVKETLRLHPVGPLLLPHESVEDCTINGYHIPKKSRVVINAWAIGRDPEAWTDPEKFWPERFVSSNIDLRGRDFQLIPFGSGRRGCPGMQLGLTVVKQVVAQLVHCFDWELPDGMLPSELDMSEEFGLVIPRAKHLLAVPTYRLKINDNRL; this is encoded by the exons ATGTCTTGGACTTGGACCTCACTTGCTCTTGTGgccctcttcttcttcctccaagCTTTGCTGTggaaaaaagatacaaaatCTAACCGATTGCCTCCAGGTCCAAGAGGGTTTCCCATTTTCGGATGCCTTCATTTGTTAGGCAAGTTTCCTCACAgagattttcaaaaacttgCAAAAAAATATGGCCCCATCATGTTTATGCGCTTAGGCTTGATGCCAACAGTCGTAGTTTCATCACCTCAAGCTGCTGAACAGTTCCTGAAAACGCACGATCTTTTTTTTGCCAGCAGGCCTGCTATTGAAGCTTCAAAGTATATTAGTTACGGGCATAAGAGTTTAGCCTTTTCTCCTTATGGGTCTTATTGGCGCACCGTCCGCAAGATGTGCACCTTGGAACTTCTTAGTATGGCTAAGATCAATGCTTTCCAGGCCATGAGAAAAGAAGAGCTTGATCTCTTGATTGAATATGTAAAAGAGGCTGCCGAAGATGGTGTTGCCGTTGATCTTACTGCAAAGGTGTCGTCTCTGAGCGCTGACATGACTTGTCGAATGGTTTTTGGGAAGAAATATATGGAGGAGGAGTTTCATGAGAAAGGGTTCAAGGCTGTGATCCAAGAGGCTTTGACATTGGTAGCCATTCCAAATTTGGGTGATTACATCCCTCAAATTGCTTCACTTGATCTCCAGGGGCTGAGAAAGCGGATGAAGGCGGTTTCCAAGGTGTTTGATGCTTTCTTTGAAAAGATTATTGATGAGCATGTTCTATCCAAGGATGAAAAGAGAACCAAAGATTTTGTTGATGTCATGTTGAGCTTCTTGGGATCAGAAGAAACTGAGTACAAAATTAATCGAGAGCATATCAAAGCCATAATCTTG GATATGCTTACAGCTGCAATGGACACTTCAGCTACAGCCGTAGAGTGGGCACTTTCAGAACTCATGAAACATCctgaagaaatgaagaaagtACAGAAAGAACTGGAAACTGCCGTGGGACTGGACAGGATGTTTGAAGAATCAGATTTGGACAACCTGGAATACTTGGACATGGTTGTGAAAGAAACCCTCAGGCTCCATCCTGTAGGCCCTTTATTACTCCCCCATGAATCTGTGGAAGATTGCACAATAAATGGCTACCACATACCCAAGAAATCACGAGTTGTTATAAATGCATGGGCAATCGGAAGAGATCCAGAAGCCTGGACCGATCCTGAGAAGTTTTGGCCGGAAAGGTTTGTCAGTAGTAACATTGATCTTCGCGGTCGAGACTTTCAGCTTATCCCATTTGGTTCCGGCCGCAGAGGGTGCCCTGGAATGCAGTTGGGACTCACTGTGGTGAAGCAAGTGGTAGCACAGCTTGTGCATTGCTTTGATTGGGAGCTTCCGGATGGGATGCTGCCGAGTGAATTGGACATGAGTGAGGAGTTTGGTCTTGTGATTCCTCGAGCTAAGCATCTCTTGGCTGTTCCTACTTATCGTctgaaaataaatgataataggCTCTGA